One Pseudonocardia abyssalis DNA segment encodes these proteins:
- a CDS encoding DUF742 domain-containing protein, whose amino-acid sequence MYAITRGRTRSVEGRDMPVETLVTAIADVLPGGLDPEYRTAVELAARPVSIAEVGAALGVPIGVARVVVSDLVGAGHLAVHLPPTGEGGPVPAVLERLLEGLRARR is encoded by the coding sequence GTGTACGCCATCACCCGGGGCCGGACGCGTTCGGTCGAGGGCCGGGACATGCCGGTCGAGACCCTCGTGACCGCCATCGCCGACGTCCTCCCGGGCGGACTCGACCCGGAGTACCGCACAGCTGTGGAGCTGGCCGCGCGACCGGTGTCGATCGCCGAGGTGGGGGCCGCGCTCGGCGTGCCCATCGGTGTGGCCCGGGTGGTGGTCAGCGACCTCGTCGGTGCCGGACATCTCGCGGTGCACCTGCCGCCGACGGGTGAGGGCGGGCCGGTGCCCGCGGTACTGGAACGACTGCTGGAGGGTCTGCGTGCGCGTCGATGA
- a CDS encoding acyl-CoA carboxylase subunit epsilon — protein sequence MTDDAATDNAATDEGPGEDATSDEATPEQRRALFQVVRGAPSDAEVAALAVVLAAAAAGGDDVPVKPRDRWSDPAARMRTVLTPGPGAWRSSHLPR from the coding sequence GTGACCGACGACGCTGCGACCGACAACGCTGCGACCGACGAGGGTCCGGGAGAGGACGCCACGAGCGACGAGGCCACCCCCGAGCAGCGGCGCGCCCTGTTCCAGGTGGTGCGGGGCGCGCCGTCGGACGCCGAGGTGGCGGCGCTCGCCGTCGTGCTGGCGGCGGCGGCTGCCGGGGGCGACGACGTCCCCGTGAAGCCCCGCGACCGGTGGTCGGACCCGGCCGCGCGGATGCGCACCGTCCTCACCCCGGGCCCCGGGGCCTGGAGGAGCAGCCACCTGCCCCGCTGA
- a CDS encoding roadblock/LC7 domain-containing protein, with protein sequence MTGQLDWMLEEFVGSTPGVVHGVLVSADGLRLATSAHVGVALGDQLSAAASGLVSLARGTAHLLAAGPVAQTILEMAGGYLFVTSISHGATLSVFAERQCDIGMVGYEMTLLAARAGHALTPAMRSAGT encoded by the coding sequence GTGACGGGGCAGCTGGACTGGATGCTGGAGGAGTTCGTCGGAAGCACCCCGGGCGTGGTGCACGGCGTGCTGGTCTCGGCCGACGGGCTGCGGCTCGCGACGTCGGCGCACGTCGGCGTGGCGCTGGGGGACCAGCTCTCCGCGGCGGCCTCGGGCCTGGTCAGCCTCGCGCGCGGTACCGCCCACCTGCTCGCGGCCGGGCCGGTGGCGCAGACGATCCTGGAGATGGCGGGCGGCTACCTGTTCGTCACGTCGATCAGCCACGGCGCGACGCTCTCGGTGTTCGCCGAGCGGCAGTGCGACATCGGGATGGTCGGCTACGAGATGACGCTGCTCGCCGCGCGGGCCGGGCACGCCCTCACCCCGGCGATGCGTTCGGCTGGGACGTGA
- a CDS encoding GTP-binding protein: MRVDEELIPLKVLVAGGFGAGKTTLVRTLSEIPPLLTEQAMTSASVGVDDADLVPDKRTTTVAMDFGRLTIDSSLILYLFGTPGQSRFWFMWDELARGCVGAVVLVDLRRIDDCFPAIDYFENRRLPFVVGVNRFPGADGHDPVDVRDALALGPDVPLVWLDARDGDSGRDALVALVEHALARTAVAR, encoded by the coding sequence GTGCGCGTCGATGAGGAACTGATCCCGCTCAAGGTGCTGGTCGCCGGCGGGTTCGGAGCGGGCAAGACGACGCTGGTGAGGACACTCTCGGAGATCCCGCCGCTGCTGACGGAGCAGGCCATGACCTCGGCGTCGGTGGGGGTGGACGACGCGGATCTCGTGCCCGACAAGCGGACGACGACCGTCGCGATGGACTTCGGCCGGCTCACGATCGACTCGTCGCTGATCCTGTACCTGTTCGGCACGCCCGGTCAGTCGCGGTTCTGGTTCATGTGGGACGAGCTCGCCCGCGGTTGCGTCGGGGCGGTCGTGCTCGTCGACCTGCGCCGGATCGACGACTGCTTCCCGGCGATCGACTACTTCGAGAACCGGAGGCTGCCGTTCGTCGTGGGCGTCAACCGGTTCCCGGGCGCCGACGGGCACGACCCCGTCGACGTCCGCGACGCGCTGGCGCTCGGCCCCGACGTCCCCCTGGTGTGGCTGGACGCCCGCGACGGCGACTCGGGCCGCGACGCGCTGGTTGCGCTGGTCGAGCACGCGCTCGCCCGGACCGCCGTCGCGCGCTGA
- a CDS encoding acyl-CoA carboxylase subunit beta, with product MTAATEPIGDASGAAADEPDIHTTAGKLADLYRRAAEAVDPGTGIERQHAKGRQTARERIDQLLDEGSFVELDALTRHRSTNFGMDAKRPFGDGVVTGTGTIDGRPVAIFSQDATVFGGALGEVYGEKIVKVMDLALKTGVPMIGINDGGGARIQEGVVALGLYGEIFVRNVRSSGVIPQISLVMGPSAGGAVYSPALTDFIVMVDGTSNMFITGPDVIKTVTGEDVEMEDLGGGRAHNTKSGVAHYLGSDEADALDYVKELLGYLPSNNLSEPPVYPAPEPVAGSIADGLTDSDLELDTIVPDSANTPYDIRGVIERVVDEGEFLEVHELFAPNIVCGYGRIEGRSVGIVANQPTQFAGCLDIDASEKASRFVRTCDAFNIPVVTFVDVPGFLPGTEQEWNGIIRRGAKLIYAYAEATVPLVTVITRKAYGGAYDVMGSKHLGADINIAWPTAQIAVTGAAGAVSILYRKELKDLEGDELANRRAELQQEYEDTLANPYIAADRGYIDAVIPPSHTRGYVGRALRALETKREAAPARKHGNIPL from the coding sequence ATGACCGCCGCAACGGAGCCGATCGGTGATGCGTCCGGCGCTGCCGCCGACGAACCTGACATCCACACCACCGCAGGCAAGCTCGCCGACCTCTACCGACGCGCCGCCGAGGCCGTCGACCCGGGTACGGGGATCGAGCGCCAGCACGCCAAGGGCCGCCAGACCGCGCGCGAGCGCATCGACCAGCTGCTCGACGAGGGGTCGTTCGTCGAGCTGGACGCGCTGACCCGGCACCGCTCCACGAACTTCGGGATGGACGCCAAGCGCCCCTTCGGCGACGGTGTGGTGACCGGCACCGGCACCATCGACGGCCGCCCCGTGGCGATCTTCAGCCAGGACGCCACCGTGTTCGGCGGTGCGCTCGGCGAGGTCTACGGCGAGAAGATCGTCAAGGTCATGGACCTGGCGCTCAAGACCGGCGTCCCGATGATCGGCATCAACGACGGTGGCGGCGCGCGTATCCAGGAGGGCGTGGTCGCGCTCGGCCTCTACGGCGAGATCTTCGTCCGCAACGTCCGCAGCTCCGGCGTGATCCCGCAGATCTCGCTGGTCATGGGCCCGTCGGCGGGTGGAGCGGTGTACTCCCCCGCCCTCACCGACTTCATCGTGATGGTCGACGGCACGTCCAACATGTTCATCACCGGCCCCGATGTGATCAAAACCGTCACGGGCGAGGACGTCGAGATGGAGGACCTGGGCGGCGGCCGGGCCCACAACACCAAGTCCGGCGTGGCGCACTACCTGGGCAGCGACGAGGCCGACGCGCTCGACTACGTCAAGGAGCTCCTGGGCTACCTGCCGAGCAACAACCTCTCCGAACCGCCGGTCTACCCGGCGCCCGAGCCCGTCGCGGGCTCCATCGCCGACGGCCTGACCGACTCCGACCTGGAGCTCGACACGATCGTCCCGGACTCGGCGAACACCCCCTACGACATCCGCGGCGTGATCGAGCGGGTCGTCGACGAGGGCGAGTTCCTCGAGGTCCACGAGCTGTTCGCGCCCAACATCGTGTGCGGGTACGGGCGGATCGAGGGGAGGTCGGTCGGGATCGTCGCCAACCAGCCGACCCAGTTCGCCGGCTGCCTCGACATCGACGCGTCGGAGAAGGCGTCGCGCTTCGTGCGCACCTGCGACGCCTTCAACATCCCGGTGGTGACCTTCGTCGACGTCCCCGGCTTCCTGCCCGGCACCGAGCAGGAGTGGAACGGCATCATCCGCCGCGGCGCGAAGCTGATCTACGCCTACGCCGAGGCCACCGTCCCGCTGGTCACGGTGATCACGCGCAAGGCCTACGGCGGCGCGTACGACGTGATGGGGTCCAAGCACCTGGGCGCCGACATCAACATCGCCTGGCCGACGGCGCAGATCGCGGTGACCGGGGCCGCGGGCGCCGTCAGCATCCTGTACCGCAAGGAGCTCAAGGACCTCGAGGGCGACGAGCTCGCCAACCGCCGAGCGGAGCTGCAGCAGGAGTACGAGGACACCCTCGCGAACCCCTACATCGCGGCCGACCGCGGCTACATCGACGCCGTCATCCCGCCCTCGCACACCCGCGGCTACGTCGGGCGGGCACTGCGGGCGCTGGAGACCAAGCGCGAGGCCGCGCCGGCCCGCAAGCACGGGAACATCCCCCTGTGA